Proteins from a genomic interval of Nostoc sp. TCL240-02:
- a CDS encoding site-specific integrase, with the protein MVNSSKTPTGKAKKGQIVIRPDSGSIKACFPRTHFPGEPNQVKKATGISNIDGWQDKATSLQQRLQIEMEDWKLTNPDGTFNENKYREILVDKKLRPDLKIVESTNNQLPPKPELSLMEVWDMYCSFRRESLAETVYQLKFKGEYLRAIKKSLDEVGECPLEMRNWLLGNYSHSTVKRILSCLSEAYRLAIKQKMVNQNLFDGMAEDINTKKKSERIIDQNKEIESDDDVLDKSKAYTWDEAQEILKYIQSNDSRVKHYYNLIKFKFLTGCRTGEAIAIWWTDIDWGRERIIFRRNYNNRLKIYKSTKNDTTRMFPMPKDGELWQLLKSIPQGEPNENLFKNKAGKAINTDSLQRVWHGYEASRNKGIIPELIKQGKVKKYLPCYNTRHTFITHQIFDLGRDAAIVNAWCEHSEEMSAKHYRDIAKYATQTNPELPASQQVQQQSELDLLKEELRKQQELIDKLLQDQK; encoded by the coding sequence ATGGTAAACAGCAGTAAAACACCAACTGGCAAGGCTAAGAAAGGGCAAATAGTAATCCGCCCTGATTCAGGGAGCATTAAAGCTTGTTTCCCTAGAACTCACTTCCCTGGGGAACCCAACCAAGTGAAAAAAGCTACAGGCATATCAAATATAGATGGATGGCAAGATAAAGCCACTTCACTACAGCAGCGCCTTCAAATCGAGATGGAAGACTGGAAACTCACTAATCCAGACGGGACATTCAATGAAAACAAGTACCGTGAGATTCTTGTTGATAAGAAGCTTAGACCGGATTTGAAGATAGTAGAGAGCACAAACAATCAACTACCGCCTAAACCTGAATTATCCCTAATGGAAGTGTGGGATATGTATTGTTCCTTCAGAAGGGAGAGTCTTGCAGAAACTGTATATCAGTTAAAATTCAAAGGGGAGTATTTGCGTGCCATTAAAAAATCACTGGATGAGGTAGGTGAATGCCCTTTAGAAATGCGTAACTGGTTACTAGGGAATTACAGTCATTCAACAGTTAAGCGAATTTTATCCTGTTTATCAGAAGCCTATCGATTAGCTATTAAGCAAAAAATGGTTAATCAGAATCTTTTCGATGGAATGGCAGAAGATATTAATACCAAGAAAAAAAGTGAACGCATTATTGACCAAAACAAAGAAATAGAAAGTGATGACGATGTATTGGATAAAAGCAAAGCTTACACGTGGGATGAGGCACAAGAAATATTAAAATACATTCAAAGCAATGATAGTAGGGTTAAGCATTATTACAATCTTATTAAGTTTAAATTCCTCACTGGTTGCAGGACTGGTGAGGCGATTGCTATTTGGTGGACAGATATTGACTGGGGAAGAGAAAGAATAATATTCAGAAGAAATTACAATAATCGTCTCAAAATCTATAAGTCTACTAAAAACGACACAACACGTATGTTTCCCATGCCCAAAGATGGTGAATTGTGGCAGTTGCTCAAATCAATACCACAAGGTGAACCGAATGAGAATCTATTCAAAAATAAGGCAGGAAAAGCGATAAATACTGATTCACTCCAACGTGTGTGGCATGGGTATGAAGCTTCTCGCAATAAAGGTATCATCCCTGAGTTAATCAAGCAAGGCAAAGTTAAAAAATACCTACCTTGTTATAACACAAGGCATACATTTATCACTCATCAAATATTTGACCTAGGTAGAGACGCAGCAATAGTTAACGCGTGGTGTGAACACAGTGAAGAGATGTCGGCAAAACATTACAGGGATATTGCAAAGTACGCAACTCAAACCAATCCTGAGTTACCAGCTAGCCAACAAGTGCAACAACAATCAGAACTAGACCTACTTAAAGAGGAACTGCGTAAGCAACAGGAATTAATAGATAAGCTATTGCAAGACCAGAAGTAA
- a CDS encoding alanine-zipper protein: MADNCADLSRELALLRSEVSRLRALSPGEVRGIVEDVLSPKVTEITYKLDAATTTASVASSKAGEALSKASSFDAVLRQMNAAIANVAATAGDAAKVANSASGDAKTANREAGFAGKKAQAVEAETLRVSREQKALEVKTARFATVAEEASGSAGTAIKKATKTEQDIANALRKQQLLEAQAARAFAKLDNVEDIAVTARRESKLNSSLINQVDGKATSAVTNSAKAARDALNASNEVGGLRGIVNGIGSKVDSFGRAIGALETRVGDAIFKAAEAVGISRQALGNAAKLAGRVAELFNIIGTVFTIIEQLAVLETLGARIDAVENQVLALGSDISRLLGILTGFKSRISNLEYKVPVIEDIASQAIVIGKNAATIATNALQSISSVRAIANQAQTTADGAVRNAKQANDNATTANNHAIEANGKAGEAIGIGEQAKRVGLDALGKAGVALTTALTAIALYQTFKGLRGLQGIPGVPGAKGEKGDKGERGLQGIPGITTVVTLPGIKGEKGDRGERGLPGSPGYNGKDGRDGIDVNPAETASLRALIVQQHSQTRASINATTTSVVGSAKAFIAAQFVALTTLVMAFANSTLVNTALNVLTFATTVHNAFMLSNNLTQTLGTVIDQILGVIIPKGLDGTPLSISTVLGKAVHEIIADTIGEANYHTITEDWAKANRIYQAGANVFNQLSNMTALITAGLEVIGGNVGKIGNALKKWGVVGEFAYGFMNPQPNLKGRFFNFLNSANDRLNTIVTMVAIPIGIGAAAVGINDSVSELTKSLNQVDPKDEHGQPIPDTVNGGFLKYQPGLAQPIPTVTTTQAAQEKADSQNIIEATLDDIFNAND; encoded by the coding sequence ATGGCTGACAATTGCGCTGATTTATCAAGAGAGTTGGCATTACTAAGGTCTGAAGTATCGCGACTTAGGGCATTATCACCCGGTGAAGTACGTGGTATCGTGGAAGATGTTTTGAGCCCCAAAGTAACCGAAATCACTTACAAGCTTGATGCAGCTACCACGACGGCATCAGTAGCAAGTAGCAAAGCAGGGGAAGCACTAAGCAAGGCAAGTAGTTTTGACGCGGTACTACGACAAATGAATGCTGCGATTGCTAATGTTGCTGCTACTGCGGGCGATGCAGCAAAAGTCGCTAATTCTGCTAGTGGTGATGCTAAGACTGCCAACAGAGAAGCAGGATTTGCAGGGAAAAAAGCACAAGCGGTAGAGGCTGAAACACTTCGTGTGTCAAGAGAACAAAAAGCACTGGAGGTGAAGACCGCTAGATTTGCAACTGTAGCAGAGGAAGCCAGTGGTAGTGCTGGGACTGCAATCAAAAAAGCTACGAAAACAGAACAAGACATTGCTAATGCATTACGTAAGCAACAGCTACTAGAAGCGCAAGCAGCAAGAGCTTTCGCAAAATTGGATAATGTAGAGGATATTGCGGTAACTGCGCGCAGAGAATCAAAACTCAATTCAAGCCTTATAAATCAAGTGGACGGGAAGGCGACGAGCGCGGTTACTAATTCCGCAAAGGCTGCTAGAGACGCTCTCAATGCCAGCAACGAGGTAGGTGGCTTACGTGGAATCGTCAATGGTATTGGGTCAAAAGTTGACAGCTTCGGACGCGCCATTGGAGCGTTAGAGACTCGCGTGGGTGATGCGATTTTTAAAGCGGCTGAGGCTGTAGGTATTAGTCGGCAAGCGTTGGGGAATGCTGCAAAACTTGCGGGAAGGGTAGCAGAATTATTCAACATTATAGGAACGGTATTTACCATTATTGAACAACTTGCAGTACTTGAGACTCTTGGTGCGCGGATTGATGCTGTAGAGAATCAAGTACTAGCACTTGGCAGTGATATATCAAGATTGTTGGGAATACTCACGGGGTTTAAATCTCGCATCAGCAATCTTGAGTACAAAGTGCCAGTGATAGAAGATATTGCAAGCCAAGCAATTGTAATCGGTAAGAATGCTGCGACCATTGCGACCAATGCATTGCAATCTATAAGTTCGGTGCGTGCAATTGCGAATCAAGCCCAGACCACTGCTGATGGTGCGGTAAGGAATGCCAAGCAAGCCAACGACAATGCTACTACTGCAAACAACCATGCGATAGAAGCAAATGGCAAAGCAGGTGAAGCTATTGGTATCGGCGAACAAGCAAAACGGGTAGGTCTTGATGCGCTCGGCAAGGCAGGGGTAGCACTCACTACTGCACTTACAGCAATCGCTCTGTACCAAACATTTAAAGGACTACGAGGATTACAGGGTATTCCTGGCGTACCCGGCGCGAAAGGTGAAAAAGGGGATAAAGGGGAGCGTGGTTTGCAAGGTATTCCTGGTATCACAACAGTGGTGACACTGCCGGGCATCAAAGGTGAAAAGGGCGATCGCGGCGAGAGAGGGCTACCAGGGTCACCAGGATATAACGGTAAAGATGGAAGGGATGGTATTGACGTGAACCCAGCAGAAACAGCAAGTCTACGTGCTTTGATAGTTCAACAGCACTCACAAACGAGAGCAAGTATTAATGCAACAACTACAAGTGTGGTAGGCAGTGCAAAGGCATTTATCGCAGCACAGTTTGTTGCACTGACGACATTAGTAATGGCTTTTGCGAATAGTACATTGGTAAATACTGCGCTTAACGTCCTTACTTTTGCAACCACCGTACACAACGCTTTTATGCTTTCCAATAACCTTACTCAGACACTTGGTACGGTCATTGACCAAATACTTGGTGTCATCATCCCTAAAGGGCTTGATGGCACTCCTCTTAGTATCAGCACCGTCCTCGGCAAAGCAGTCCACGAGATAATCGCTGATACCATCGGCGAAGCAAACTATCACACGATTACAGAGGATTGGGCAAAGGCGAACAGAATCTACCAAGCGGGTGCGAACGTATTCAACCAGCTATCCAACATGACTGCTTTGATTACAGCAGGGTTAGAGGTTATCGGCGGAAATGTTGGCAAGATTGGGAATGCATTGAAGAAGTGGGGTGTTGTGGGTGAGTTTGCGTATGGGTTTATGAACCCTCAGCCCAATCTAAAAGGGAGGTTTTTTAACTTCCTGAACAGTGCTAACGATAGACTTAATACCATTGTGACAATGGTAGCTATCCCTATTGGTATTGGTGCTGCGGCAGTGGGAATAAATGATAGTGTCAGTGAACTCACTAAATCACTTAACCAGGTAGACCCCAAAGATGAGCATGGACAACCAATACCTGACACTGTTAACGGTGGTTTTCTTAAGTATCAGCCTGGGCTGGCTCAACCCATTCCTACCGTAACAACCACACAGGCAGCCCAAGAAAAAGCCGATAGTCAGAACATTATCGAAGCGACACTTGACGACATTTTTAATGCGAACGATTAA
- a CDS encoding LamG-like jellyroll fold domain-containing protein, whose translation MSPNPLQISQLGSSEKLIPDNTDLLPIQQIDGVTRRMSRANFLSGLASASQLLSPIITSKTIFLSHLDSDANGIADTKGTTLTVNGSAALSSSKYILGNKSLYFPGSAYVQSSVNAKFNILGDFSMEAFMWMPSTYDTNNTYASFLTIDNGSADFISVGKNRSGLNNKWYGQTYFNGESVEVYSVSNPPSNTWNHLVFTRVGNVLGLRINGVLESQVLQTSIFRKFGNNNTRVSLGCIPGYLPSSIPALVGAYMSEVRICIGDFPVPTLPYKS comes from the coding sequence TTGTCACCCAATCCTTTACAGATATCCCAACTTGGGAGTAGCGAGAAACTGATACCAGATAATACCGACCTATTACCAATACAACAAATTGACGGTGTTACACGACGAATGTCACGGGCAAACTTCCTCTCAGGTTTAGCATCGGCTTCTCAACTTTTATCACCAATTATTACCAGTAAAACAATATTCCTCTCTCACCTTGATAGTGACGCTAACGGGATTGCCGATACCAAGGGAACTACCCTTACTGTCAACGGGAGTGCTGCACTGTCATCATCAAAATATATTCTTGGCAACAAGTCACTCTATTTCCCTGGCAGTGCATACGTTCAATCATCGGTCAATGCAAAGTTTAATATTCTTGGTGATTTTTCGATGGAGGCATTCATGTGGATGCCGTCAACATACGACACAAACAACACTTATGCAAGTTTCTTGACGATTGATAATGGGAGCGCTGACTTCATTAGTGTTGGGAAAAACCGTTCGGGACTTAACAATAAATGGTATGGACAAACTTACTTTAATGGAGAGTCAGTAGAAGTCTATTCTGTCAGTAATCCACCGTCAAACACGTGGAATCATCTTGTCTTTACTCGTGTAGGTAACGTACTGGGATTAAGGATTAATGGAGTGCTGGAGTCACAGGTATTACAAACATCGATATTTCGCAAGTTTGGTAACAACAATACCCGTGTCAGCCTTGGGTGTATCCCAGGGTATCTACCCAGTTCTATCCCTGCTTTAGTTGGCGCTTATATGTCAGAAGTAAGAATATGCATCGGTGATTTTCCGGTTCCCACGTTACCTTATAAATCGTAA
- a CDS encoding Rho termination factor N-terminal domain-containing protein, whose product MATKNIDTSAYKDLGCFYWKHFTEKGNYNPGVSSTAPRVEFMQYDGQELWFFDHKRQEKYAVKFDASYVFEYFHRKIVINMGWQKSDKSVDTELLAQFFHDFLSFCESVPRDEQLRALESKQKELEAVMAEVQALRNATEVRDPILTGERDYHDEKNPSDNRERDDDMQCFVVDVDNDYVEPQGETFGTDNDNDEEMISMDDYDPDTEEDIDLNKLGIRELKKIATNLKIKGYGNMNKNELVLAIQATAT is encoded by the coding sequence ATGGCTACCAAAAACATCGATACATCAGCATACAAGGATTTAGGTTGCTTTTATTGGAAGCATTTTACTGAAAAAGGAAACTACAACCCTGGGGTATCTTCTACAGCACCAAGGGTGGAATTCATGCAATATGACGGACAAGAGTTATGGTTTTTTGACCATAAAAGGCAAGAAAAGTACGCTGTGAAGTTTGATGCATCATACGTTTTTGAATACTTTCACCGGAAGATTGTTATCAACATGGGATGGCAAAAGTCCGACAAGTCTGTCGATACTGAATTGCTTGCCCAATTTTTCCACGACTTCTTAAGTTTTTGTGAAAGTGTGCCAAGGGATGAACAACTACGCGCACTAGAATCGAAACAAAAGGAATTAGAGGCGGTAATGGCTGAGGTACAAGCATTGAGAAATGCTACGGAGGTGAGAGACCCAATACTAACGGGTGAGCGTGATTACCACGACGAAAAAAATCCAAGTGACAACAGGGAACGAGATGATGATATGCAGTGCTTTGTAGTCGATGTTGACAATGATTATGTTGAACCACAGGGTGAAACATTCGGGACAGACAATGATAATGATGAAGAGATGATATCAATGGATGACTACGACCCTGACACAGAAGAAGACATCGACCTCAATAAACTTGGTATCAGAGAACTCAAAAAAATTGCCACAAACCTTAAAATAAAGGGTTATGGCAACATGAACAAGAATGAATTGGTACTAGCAATACAAGCTACTGCAACTTAG
- a CDS encoding dATP/dGTP diphosphohydrolase domain-containing protein, whose amino-acid sequence MDIHSSEIEVNEQGGKQCKVNFRADLLPPLALLEVAKVLKGGADKYGDNNWRSIPSNEHLNHALIHLLAYFAGDISEPNLEHAATRILFALELISQHS is encoded by the coding sequence ATGGACATTCATTCAAGTGAAATAGAAGTAAACGAACAAGGTGGTAAGCAGTGCAAGGTAAATTTCAGAGCTGACTTGTTACCACCACTAGCTTTACTGGAAGTGGCAAAAGTGTTAAAGGGTGGCGCTGATAAGTATGGCGACAATAATTGGCGGTCAATACCATCGAATGAGCATCTCAATCACGCACTAATACACCTACTTGCCTACTTCGCTGGTGATATTAGTGAACCAAACCTAGAGCATGCAGCCACAAGAATCTTATTTGCACTGGAATTAATATCACAACATAGTTAA